From uncultured Desulfobacter sp.:
TCGCGATAGTTCTGGAGGATCTGCTCGCAGGAATTCTCCATCACCAAATGCAGAAAGGATCTGGCGGGGATGATGGTTGCGCCGTTCGAATGCTTGATGGTGGTCCCGCACTCCATAACGGCACCGATGTTCACCATGTCTTCCCCGTCCTTGTTGACGATTCCACGAAGAAGGCCGACAAATGCCTTGTTCGCCATGATCTTCTGGATCATGGCGTTGACGAGAACACCGGTGTCGATGAGCGCCTTGCTCCAGCCTTTACGCTTGATGGTACTCTCGGCAAGTTTCACGAAGGACTATCTGCCCTGGGCCTGGGAGCGAATCCCCCGCTGAATCTCGCGCACCAGAAAATTGAAGTTAAAACCAAAACTCCGGATACTTTCTTCTACTTGCCATATTGTTGATGGCCAAAGCAACGATCAGCATGATTACTACACCAAGCCCTACAGGAACCAGCATGTACCAGAAGCCTAATTCGTGTATTTTCTCGCTGCCGATCACAGCGATCAGGGCCGTGGCCCCACCGGGGGGATGAAGGGTCTGGGTGACGTGCATCAGGGCAATGGCCGTTGCAACGGAAAAAGCTGCCGCAAACCAGGGAAAGGGATGAAAAAGCTGCCAGCAGGCCACGCCCACAAAGGCGGACAGCAGATGGCCGCCGATGAGATTTCTGGGCTGAGCCAAAGGGCTTCTGACTGCGCCATAGACCAGCACCGCTGACGCACCAAATGAGCCGATGATATAAACGAAATCATTTCCGGATAACAGATTGTAATTCAAATAGGCCACCGGGGTGATTCCCAGAAAAGCCCCTAACCAGGACCAGCATACTTCGCTGAGATTTACTTTGGGAGGACGCTGCCCGCCGCCGGCCATTTTTTTTAAAAAAAGTATCATTGTCAGTCCCCTTTTTATCAGCACATGGCCTGGACAAGGTCTGACCGCGCAATGATCCCTACCAGAATGTTGTGGTCCTCACACACCGGTACCCGGTTAATATTCTTCCGGTCCATAAGGTTGGCCACATCCAGCAGTTTGAGGCTCTTGTGGACGGTAACGGGCGGCGAAGACATAATGTCCCGGGCCTTCAGCGTTTTAAGGGGCCGGGCAAGGCAACAGCTGTCATCCATACACTGAATCAGTACCTGCATAAACGACGGGTCTTTTTTCTCAGTCATTCTGGACAAAAAATCTTTTTCCGATATGACGCCGGTCACAGCACCCTGTTCATTGAGCACCGGCATACCAGAAATATCGTGATCCCGCATCTGGACAGCGGTCTCCAAAAGCGAGGCATCTTCAAGGACGGAAACAACCTTTCGAGTCATCACATGCTCTGCCAGAATGGCTGTCTTAATGCGGTTAACCGCATGATCAAAAGCGATCCGGTATACCTCTATAAAGTCAGACGGCGTAATATCCAGATATCCTGGGATTTCCCTCATCGCCTCCAGTACATCTTCGTCTGTGATGGTTTGAAAACATTCATTGATACGACTGAAGTTCATATCTCTCCTTTTGCTGTTTGCCTTAAAGCTCTACTATTAATTCAAATCCCGGGTAAAAAATCTTTTAATTACCCAAGCGTATCTTTGCAAACGTTTCTGGCCTTGTTTTAAGAATATGGGTAATTCTATCCGGCAATGCATTGACATAGATCAAGTTTTCATGAAAAAGCCAAAACTGGATCTATATCAATGGAACAAACCGAGATCTTGATTGAAAAAAAGTAGTATAATATTATTTTTAAACAATAAAAAATGCCGCCGCTCAAATTGATTTAAGCAGCGGCATTTACCGTTTTGCATTAACTATTGTTTAAAAATTTCAGGTGGTTTTGTGGTGCTGCCGGTTGCGTTGGGATAGTTTTCTGCTTTATAGGATTTTTTACCGGTTTCAATCAGGTGGTTGGCTTCTTCCATAAACGCATTGAACCGTTTTTTACATTCATAAAATCCATGCCACCATGAATAATCCGGGGCCATCATTGCAGCTCCCATCCTTGCCCGGCGTCCTTCATGGTGCCATAATTCATAATACTCCACCTCAAGGGGTTCATCAAAAAAGCGAGTCTTGTCGAGCAGGCCTTTTGTATAAAGTTCGTCAAGTTTGGCCTTAGCCGGTTTAAAATAAACCTCATTATATTCTTTGACACTCTGGTCCATCTGACTGTAATGGGATTCGGTCCACTTTTTTCCATGACACTGCATACAGATTTCCTGCATTTTAGTCCGTTCTTCCTGCCAATTTGTCTGGGCCGGAAGGGCTTTAAAATCTTCGGGTCTGACTGTCAATGGGACCTGCAATTCCCAGGATAATCTTTCGGTGACGTCATGGGAGGTCATCACACTGCCGGCACCGGACATATGACATGAGGCGCAGGTCGGTCCCCTGAAATCAACACCAGGTGTCCAGGTTGCCGGATCAAGTTTCTCATTTTGAACCTCACGCCTGTTAACATATAAAAAATTTATTCTCGAAATAAAATTGCCCGAGCTTCCAGGTATAATTTAGGCTGATTCTCAAAAATTTTAACATATTTTCCACATAGATAACCGGGACCACCTGGAATTCTTACCTCTGGGCATTCTCTAACTCAGCCAACCTCTTTCGATTCTCCCGTTCTTTCTTATATCTCGTGGTAATGTCTCTCGCGCTTGACAGTGCCCCAATCACATTCTTTGCGGAATCTAAAACAATAGAAAAACCGAGTTCAACGTAAATGACAGACCCATCTGCATGTAAAGATTTTGTAGGCAAGGACTTCCCAACATACTTGGTTTCCCCCCTTTGCATAGCTTGTTCATATCCGCGCCAATGGGCCTTTCGTAAATTCTGCGGAACAATGATGTCTAAGTTTGATCCGATTGCTTCCTCTTTGGTAAATCCAAAAATACGTTCAGCCGCCACATTCCATACACGTATCGTTCCTTCTGTATCAGCAAATATCATTGCATCGGGATTTTGTTCTATAAGACTGTCCATGAATTCGTTGTTCATATTTACATCATCTCCGCATTTCTTATGACCCTGTTTTATGAATTATGTATAGCCGTTTTCTTTGTGTTTTTGGGCTATGGCACCTGCCAGATCATCCAAAGCATCGAATACACTTGCGGTTGGGACGCCTTTGCAGAGAACCGGATCAATCACCTCCACCTTAAGGTTGGGAATCATCCCGGCAAGGGTATCTACGGTCTTGCCACCCCAGCCATAGGAGCCCACCACAGAGAGGAACTTTGTGTTGGGCCGCAGGGCGTTGGCCAAAAATGCGGCATAGGCAGCATAAGGATGGGGACCGGCCAGGATGGTGGGGGTACCCACGACAATGGTGGCGGCGTCCACCAGGGCCATGGCCAGTTTCCCGATATCGGTGACAGCCAGATTAAACTGTTCCACCCTGACCCCCTTGTCCACCAGGGACGCCACAAGGTGCTCTACCATGAGTCTTGTACTTTCGTGCATGGATACATAGGGTATAACAACGGTGTTTATAGGGGCTCCCTTTGTCCACTTTTTATATGCATCAAGAATAAAACCGGCATCGGGAAATATCTGACCGTGGCCCGGGGCGATCATTTTAATGTCATAGGGAGCCAGCTTTTCCATATTTTTTTTAATGATGCTTCTAAAGGGCATCATGATTTCGGCAAAATACCGTTTGGCCGCCTCATACACCCGGCCCTGATCCGTAACAAACAGGTCACTTGAGGCAATATGGGAACCAAAGAAATCACAGCTGAACAGAATTTTGTCCTCTTCCAGAAAGGTCACCATGGTTTCAGGCCAGTGAACCCAGGGGGTAAAAATAAATTTCAAGGTTTTATCCCCCAAAGAGAGAGTCTCCCCGTCTTCTATGGAAACGAAAAAATTTTCCGGGATATTCAAAAGATCCTTGAGAAGGTCCTTGGCCTTGGGCGTGGAGATAAGTTTGGCATTGGGATATTTTTCAAGGACCTGCATGATCGTTCCTGAATGGTCCTGTTCCGCGTGGCTTGAGATGATGTAATCGATATTCTTGACCCCTTCTAACTGGGCCATGAATTCTTTGGCCATGGGGGGATCAACCGTGTCAATCAATGCTGTTTTCTCACTGCCCTCAATAAGATAGGCGTTGTAGCTGGTCCCATCCGGCAGGGGAATAAGGGCGTCAAACAGCCGACTGTCCCAATCCACTGAACCCATCCAGTAAACGTTTTCTTTGATCTTTCGTGCTTTCATACGGTTCCTCCTATTTTATGGTTTGTGTTCTTGAATTGGTTGATATGATTGTCTTTTGAATGGCCCTGTTAATCTGATCGAGCAGATGATTCAGATTAAGTCCATATTCTCCGGCAATATCCGTCAGTGCGTCCGCTTTTTAATACATCTGCATATTCCTGGTCGGCAAGATCTTTGAAAATTTCCGACAGATCAGTTTCATCAAAAATATTCGGCATTGGATTCATGAGGGGCCTATGTAGATTGAGTCGTTTATTATTATACTTCATTTGTTTTAGCAGGAGCATATGATATGTCAAGAAGAAACCAGCTGAGAATTTGGGCTTTAAGGCCTAAAAACTCAAATTGTAAAACAGTGAAGAAATCCTTGCCTTGTGATATATTAGCGGCGCTTATTAAAAAATTTTGCTTGACCCAGGTTTGAATTCTCTGTTAACCAATACTTGCTATGAAGGTTAACCAAACATTGCCGGACAAAAGGCAAATGATTCTTAAGGTTTTGTACCAATCGGATGGTAAACCTGTTTCCGGGGTCAAAATCAGTGAAGCTGCCGGAATTTCCCGGGTAGCGGTGTGGAAACACATTAAGGCCTTAAAACAGGCCGGCGTGGATATAAAAGCCCTGCCAACGGGGTATAAACTTCAGGACGCCGGCAATCTGCTCTACCCTTTTTGTTTCCCAACGCACCTTCAGGAAAAAATTTTCCACTTCCCGGAACTTGATTCTACCATGGACCAGGCCCGGGAGATGGCCCGGGAAGACGTCCGGCATGCCAGTTGCATTATTGCCGAAGTTCAGACAGCTTCCAGGGGCCGGCTGAACAGGCAATGGATCTCTGACCGGGGAGGGCTTTGGTTTACCCTGATCCTTAAACCGGATTTACCGCCCCCCCTGGCCTGGACCGTGAACTTTGCCGCGTCTGCCTGCATGTCCGAAGTACTAACCGATTTATTTGACCTGGATGTCCGGGTCAAATGGCCCAATGACCTGCTTCTCAAAGGCCGCAAGCTGTCCGGGATGCTGTCGGAAATGGAAACCCGGGCTGATATGGTTAATCTCCTGTTTCTGGGTATCGGCCTTAATGTGAACAATGAACCGGAATCAGATCAATATCAGGCCATTTCCCTGAAAACAGCCCTGGGAAAATCTGTTTCCAGAAAACAGATCCTGACCCGGTTCCTGGATCTGTTTGAATCCCGGATTGCTGCCGTTGATCCGGCCCGGATCATCAGCCAATGGAAGGCTCGAACCGCCACCATCGGCACCGAAGTCAGGGTTCAAACCCATGACCAGATATATGAAGGCAAGGCTTTGGATGTGGATGACACCGGTGCCCTCATTGTTAAAGGCCGGGACGGCATCACCCGGAAAATTATTTATGGCGATTGTTTTCACTCTTAAAAAAATCCCTTAAAATGAATGATAAACCCATGGATGTTTCTGTAAAACCAATTGTCTATTCAGCCCTTTTTATCGCCCTGATCAGCATTGGCGCAATGATTGCCATACCTGTGGGACCTGTTCCCATTGTACTTCAAAACATGTTTGTGCTTCTGGCGGGTTTGATCCTGCCGCCGGCCTGGGCTGCCGGATGCGTGGCGGTTTATCTGCTCATGGGATTTGCTGGACTGCCGGTATTTGCCGGCGGCACCTCGGGTATTGGAAAAGTATTCGGGCCCACCGGTGGATATCTTTTATCTTATCTGCCTGCCGTTTTTCTTACCTCTATAATATCCGGCAGTGCTGAAAAGAGTCTGGTCCGGGATTGTGTAGCCACCATTGGGGGAATGGCGGTGATGTATATGTTCGGGGTACCCTGGTTGAAATGGGTGTTGGCGGTGTCCTGGGGCAAGGCCCTGGCTGCCGGTATGTATCCCTTTCTTCCCGGCTCTGTGCTTAAAATTGTTGCAGCGGTAATCATCGCGCGCAAGCTTCGTCCCCTGATCCGGTTTTAAACGCTTAATGGATACGGTGTTATTGAAAACAGACCATCTGACCCATGCCTTTGATTCGGGGGATACAGGCATATTTGACATTTGTTTAACCGTGTCCCGGGATGACTTTATTGTGCTTGCCGGAAAGAACGGTTGCGGGAAAACCACCTTGATCCGCCATTTCAACGGCTTGTTGATGCCGGATAGCGGCCGGGTTCTGCTCAACGGTCAGGATATTCAAAAAGATCTGACCTTAGCACGCAGAAAGATCGGCATGGTGTTCCAGGACCCGGATACCCAGATCATCGCAGATACCGTGTTTGATGAAACCGCCTTTGGCCCGGAAAATTTAAACATGGGCCGGGAAGAGATTAATGACAGGGTCTTTAACGCCCTCAACCTCCTCGGTCTGGATCATTTACGGGACAGAAACCCTGCGACCCTTTCCGGCGGGGAAAAACGGCGACTGGCCATTGCCGGCATCCTGGTCATGGAACCGGACCTTATTATTTTTGACGAGCCCTTTGCCAATCTGGATTATCCATCTGTCCGATCCTTGATCAGACTGTGCCGAAAGCTGCACCAGTCCGGACATGCCATTGTTATGACCACCCATGATGTGGCCCCGGTGATCACGCTTGCCACCAAAATGGTGGTCATTGACAAAGGACGGATCAAGGAAGAAGGCGATCCGATCTTGCTTGCCCCCTGCCTTGAATCATATGGTGTGAAAAATCCGTTTACCCCCATGGCAGAGGCGTGGACTCTGTGACACTTTTTTCCTATCATCCCAATGACACCTTATGGCACACCCTGGATGTCCGGTGCAAATGCCTTCTGGTCTGCCTGTTGAGCCTGGCTGTACTAAAAACGGAATTGCCCGGAAATATTATCTGCCTGTGCGTTTTAATGGTTATACTTAAAACATTGGGAGTAGGCCCGGCAAGGCTTGTGAAGCAGTTGAAAATCTTTCTTTTGCTTTTAATACTGATATTTTTCAGCCGATGGGCAGTCACGCCCGGCGAACCCATGGTGACCTTGTACGGATTTTGCCTGACCCGCCAGGGTTTTAACGCCGGCAGCCTGGTTTCGTTACGATTTCTGGTCGTTATGCTGCTGGGGCTTATCTTGACGGCCACTACCCGGTCCACGGAAATCAAGGCAGCTGTCCAGTGGTTTTTCAAACCCATTCCTATTATTCCTGAAAAACGGGTGGCTGTGATGGTGGGTTTGGCCCTGAAATTCATGCCCCTGATCCTTGATAATGCCCGGGAAGTGACCCATGCGGTCAATGCCCGATGCGGCAATTTAAGGAAAAATCCTGTGCGCCGACTCTTCAATCTGGCCTGGCCCCTGCTGAAAAAAACATTTCAATCCGCAGATGACCTAAGTCTTGCCATGCAGGCCCGGTGTTACAGTGAAAACCGAACAGATCCACCTTTTTTCCCCAATGGGAAAGAGGGTTGGGTCGTGGGTCTGACACTTGTTTTTTGTGCCGGGATGCTGCTGATGGGCTGAACCCGAACCCTGCCTGCCAAGTGACTTTGGTCCCTGTCGACGAAAATGGTGCCGGGCCGGCGAAATCCGTTGAAGTCTGCTGCCTGAAACAGTTGCCGTATAAACCACATGGAATCAAAAAAATGCCAAATAAATTTAATCCGGCATATAACCCGGCATCCCGAAGACTTTACTTCAATTTTGCTTCTTGATAGAATCAAATTCATCTTTGAGTAATGATCACAAAATTAAGATACTCACTTAAATTTCAAAACGTGCGATCCATAATGGACGCCTGATACGGGTATCATTGGAACAGATTGAGCCACAAAAAGGGGAAAGCTGTTGAAAGTACTTGTAATTGATGATGAAAAGCATATCCGTCAAAGCCTTGCCGATTATCTGGAAGATAATGATTATGATGTTGTAACAGCAGAAAACGGCCGGCAGGGACTGGCCTTGATTTCCTCTGAGAAACCAGACCTTGTGCTGCTGGATTTAAGGATGCCGGAGATGCATGGGATTGATGTTTTGCAGCAAGGCAAAAAAATAATGCCGGATCTCCCCATAATCGTTATATCAGGCGCAAATCGTATCGGAGATGTAGTAAAGGCGTTGCGCTACGGTGCTTGGGATTACATAGAAAAGCCTATACAAAATTTTACCGTATTGGACCATTCAATAAAGCTGGTCCTGGAAAAGGCCAGATTAATTCGAGAAAACAAAGCGTATCAGAAAAATCTGGAAATTATGGTAAAGGAAAGAACCCGTGAGCTTGAAAAAGCCAACACACATTTATTCAACATCAATGCGCGGTTGCATAAGATTGTGGAAACCACACAAAGGTTGCACGGTTGCGTTGATATGAAACATTTCGGCAAGAAGGTGCTTGAAGAATTTGCAGCCCATATGGCGGCTACCGGTGGTAGTTTGTATTTGCTTGAAGAAAATGGGCTGCGGCTTGTCCATTCAATTATCACCGGGCATGCGCCTGAATTTATCCCTTTCCCCTTACATAGGGACTCTGTGTTTAAAACGATTTTAGAAAAAGGTCAGGCACTTCTTGTCCAGAATATTGAAGAAGAAAAAAAATATCTACCCAGCGGATGGTCCGGCTACTCAAATGGTTCATTTCTTGCCTTCCCAATAAGGGAAGATTCCGGCACACCCATTGGAATTATCACAATTCATAATAAACAAACGCCCCCCTTTGTTGATCAGGATAAAGATATTGGCGCCATCCTTTCGTCTTATTGTTGCGAAACCATACGGGCCATTAAAGCATTTCAGGAGTCCAAAAAAAAGGAAATACAGCTTCAACAAGCCCAGAAAATGGAAGCAATCGGGACGCTGGCCGGAGGAATTGCCCATGATTTCAATAATATTCTTTCCGTTATTATCGGTTATGCAACACTTGCCAAAATAAACATCGGCACAAATGAAAAGGCTCAAAAAAATATCGACCAGGTGATGCGAGCTGCACAACGTGCTGGTAAAATTATCTCCCAGATTCTGACGTTCAGCCGGCAGGTTGAGTCTGAAATGAAACCCTTGAAAATTGACTTGATCGTTAAAGAAGCTGTTAAATTCCTTCGATCGTCCATTCCTTCCACCATCCATATTATTGAGAACTTAGACACCAAAGATATAGTTCTGGCTGACGCAACCCAGATTCATCAGGTGGTTATGAATCTGTGTACCAATGCATATCATGCCATGAGGGAGACCGGTGGAACGCTGTCCATATTTTTACGGAACGCTAAACCCTCCAGGGAAGACCTGGAAGAAGGGCCTTCCTTCGGCGATTATATCGCTTTGCAAATAAAAGATACCGGATGTGGCATTGATGAAAAAATCATGGACCGGATTTTTGATCCCTATTTCACAACCAAAGAAGTCTCCCAGGGAACAGGACTGGGCTTAGCCATAGTCAGCAGCATCGTTAAAAAACATAACGGCATAATAAAAATTCACAGCCGTACCGGTAAGGGAACGGTTGTTGATGTTTTTTTTCCGGTATTCAATACCACTCTGGATAAATGCACAAAACCGGAATACAGTATAAAAGAATTAGGTGGAACGGAACGTATTCTGCTTGTTGATGATGAACAAGGTATTCTGGATTCCACCCAGCAAATGCTTTCCAGTATGGGATATACCGTATCTGCTTTTTCTGACAGCATATCCGCTTTTAAGGCGTTTGCCAAAGAACCGGATGCCTTTGAAGTGGTGATTACCGATATGAGCATGCCCAATATGGATGGCAGGTTATTGTCGGAAAAAATTTTATCTCTGAAAAAGGATATTCCGGTAATCCTTTGCACAGGGTTTCATGAAACATTTACTGAAAAGGAAGCTATTAAAATGGGTATTCGCCGATATTTCCACAAACCGGTTCTCATACAAACCTTAACATTAGCCATTCGGGAAGAATTAGACCGGTTCGGGAAAAATCATGGAACAAATTAAAAAAAGCATATTAATCGTTGATGATGAAAACTATATCCGCCAAAGCTTTATTGACTATTTTGAAGACCGGCATTGGCAGGTTTTTGATACGGAAAGTGGGGAGTCCGCACTTGAACTGCTTAAGATGCAATACTGCTCCGCTGCTATTGTAGATATTCGTATGCCCGGAATGGATGGGGAAGCGTTTATCAGAAGCGCATCAGAAAAATATCCTGATATGGTTTTTGTCATCTGCACAGGCTCTCCAGAATATGAAACATCGGAAGATATTCTTCGACTCCCCAATGTTGCAGATCAGGTTTTTGGGAAGCCGGTGATAGATATTGATAAACTGGAAAATACAATCAAAGGAATGTTAGGCGGAAATCCTTCAATCCGCCCTGACCCTTAAAAAAGAGGCGAATTTAGGAACCCCGTTTTTACTGAACCCATGATATTTAAACGTCACTGTCGTTCCAACGACAGGTGGGTTGTTTCGAACCAAATCTGTAAATCCGGTCCCAAGTTTAAAAATAACGCCGTTTTCCAGTTTCAACGTAAGTGATCCCATAGCATTTTCATATTTTCCTTTTCCCTTGTTAATACCAATAACAACACCTTCCATGTCCCGGGCTTTTTTAACCTTGAGGACATGGGCGCTTCTGCCGGTTTGGTAGGGCATATTGGGATTTTTTACGATAACGCCTTCACCACCCCTTGATTCCACTTCAAGAAAAAAACGGTCCAGGTCTGGTCTATCTTGAATCAAAATCTGCCGGATCACCCTGACATGGGGGGTGGGATGGGATTTGAACCACTCTTTTGCCCTGTCAAGCCGGTGAAAAAATGTCCCTTTCCGGTTAGGCACTTCAAAAATATGGTAATTGATTTTTTCCCACCCCGGGCCGGGCTCGGCATCAAGCACCACAGACTGAATAAACTCAAAATCCCCTTGTTTGCTCCACAACTCACCATCCAATTCAAAGGCAGGAAAATTTTTGATGAACCAAGATGGCGGATGAAGGGGCAGCCCCTTTCGGGTCAACAGGCGACTACCGTCCCAGTATCCCCTTATCCCATCCAGTTTTTCGCTCATTACCCAGCCCTTAATGTCTTCTTTTCCGGTATACGACCGGGCCTTTTGCAAATGCAACTCCTTTGCCTGGCAAAAGGCGCAAAAAAAGAAGCACACCAATGTCCCCATTAACCATATCCTGATAACTTTACGATAAGGATAGTTTGTGAAATCCAGCATTTAGTCACCCAACTTTGTATAACTCACCGGCATTAGCCGTGGCCACGCCAAGATCGTTGTGTCCGTGAAATTCCAGGGCCAACCAGGAAGACGGATTAAAAGAATCTCTGCCAGTTATATAAGTGCGGACATGGTAATCATGCCACGGTATCGCCAAGCCACACCCGGTGGACGCCTAATCCGATGGCGGCCTGGCAGAACCGTAAAATAAAATCCATGTCCATGCGCTAGCGTCCTAATCGCTTACGAATTCCCTTCATGAAAACTCACCCATGGCATGGATGTCCGCTCCAATCTCGTCAACCCTGCATTTGGCAAGCTGACGCGCAATGGCCAATTTTTCCAGGGGCCTGAAAAAGACACCCGAGGCCTAACGCTTGATCCTGGATAGGACCTCAGGATTGGGCTTGGGCAGGCCTGCAATTTTCCACGCCGTAATAGGATCGGGGAACTGATGGTATTGGCAGGACTTTTCTTGTCCGACTTTTTTGCAGACCGCCCTGATGATGGGAAAGGCCTCAAACCGGTCGTAATAATCCCGGAGAAATTTAAGAATTTCCATCCGTTCCCGGCTCAGGGGACACTCATCGGATATGCCTTCTTTCTCCGCAATAGCACAGGCTATTTTTTCGGTCCAGGTGGAAGGATCCATCAGGTACCCGTCCGCATCCAGTTTTAATTCTTCGTGGTCCAATGAACTCATGGGTGACCTCCTTATTTCAAAATAATTAAAAATGGCAAATATGGAGAAAAACAATCATATCTTTTTTGACCGCCCGCACCAGCAGGTGAGCAGGTTCAACTGGCAATGGCTTCAATGTCCCTGCATGCAAACTCGCCCATGGCAGGGACGCCTACTTCTATCCCGTCAACACGCATTCGGCAAGCTGACGCGCAATGGTCAATTTTTACAGGGGCCTGAAAAAGACACCCAGGGCCTAATGCCTGATCTTTGCCAGAACCTCCGGATTGGGCTTGGGCAGGCCTGCAATTTTCCACGCCGTAATAGGATCAGGGAACTGGTGGTATTGGCAGGACTTTTCCTGTCCCACATTTTTGCAAACCGCCCTGATAATGGGAAAGGCCTCAAACCGGTCGTAATAATCCCGGACAAATTTAAGAATTTCCATCCGTTCCTTGCTCAGGGGACATTCATCAGAGACCCCTTCCCTCTCCGCAAGGGCACAGGCGATTTTTTCGTTCCAGGTAGAGGGATCCATCAGGTACCCGTCCGCATCCAATTTTAACTTTTCGTGGTCCAAAGAACTCATGGGTGACCTCCTTATTTTAAAATGATTAACTACTTAAAAATGGCATCACAAATGACGCCTCATAAAAATAACATAAGACATTTAGGTCACATAACAAATATCAGATACAAAGAACTTTGCACTTCAAAAAAAATTTGGCGATTTCGATAGCGATGCGAATCACCATTGCAAATAACGATTTGACCTTGCCTATCCGGATTCCGACCCTTACCCTTACGAGCCGAGAACCGACCCGACCGATCTAAAAATCAGCAAGTACACAGAAAATTAAACATTATGAATAACGGCCATGGCCGACCTGGTCTTTCACCGAGGTTAGGCCACAACAAATCAT
This genomic window contains:
- a CDS encoding response regulator → MEQIKKSILIVDDENYIRQSFIDYFEDRHWQVFDTESGESALELLKMQYCSAAIVDIRMPGMDGEAFIRSASEKYPDMVFVICTGSPEYETSEDILRLPNVADQVFGKPVIDIDKLENTIKGMLGGNPSIRPDP
- a CDS encoding DNA ligase, giving the protein MGTLVCFFFCAFCQAKELHLQKARSYTGKEDIKGWVMSEKLDGIRGYWDGSRLLTRKGLPLHPPSWFIKNFPAFELDGELWSKQGDFEFIQSVVLDAEPGPGWEKINYHIFEVPNRKGTFFHRLDRAKEWFKSHPTPHVRVIRQILIQDRPDLDRFFLEVESRGGEGVIVKNPNMPYQTGRSAHVLKVKKARDMEGVVIGINKGKGKYENAMGSLTLKLENGVIFKLGTGFTDLVRNNPPVVGTTVTFKYHGFSKNGVPKFASFLRVRAD
- a CDS encoding TusE/DsrC/DsvC family sulfur relay protein → MSSLDHEELKLDADGYLMDPSTWTEKIACAIAEKEGISDECPLSRERMEILKFLRDYYDRFEAFPIIRAVCKKVGQEKSCQYHQFPDPITAWKIAGLPKPNPEVLSRIKR
- a CDS encoding TusE/DsrC/DsvC family sulfur relay protein, with product MSSLDHEKLKLDADGYLMDPSTWNEKIACALAEREGVSDECPLSKERMEILKFVRDYYDRFEAFPIIRAVCKNVGQEKSCQYHQFPDPITAWKIAGLPKPNPEVLAKIRH